A stretch of Phragmites australis chromosome 12, lpPhrAust1.1, whole genome shotgun sequence DNA encodes these proteins:
- the LOC133886952 gene encoding uncharacterized protein LOC133886952 gives MLQKPEAIEEEAEAPKLAVVIGPELGFWGAARRRLAPDDPFFAAGDLDRELLAKHVALDLSEDDWNHLEKMDVASTCTVFCPIAGCGSQLDCLEDFEDHYITRHTASCSVCSRVYPTSRLLSIHVSEAHDSYFQAKVARGFPMYECLVERCGVKLKSYKSRQQHLVDKHQFPKSFEFFKKHRPSQRQRQKSQRRQTARKGEETRDNLMDVDGKGQTNWRYRPKQHDDKESKENEHHHKEAKENEMEVDKKIEELTDAVSKLSTADSTPATVTFGHHRSRGFTFVPRSIRQNKQASQPEAK, from the exons ATGCTGCAGAAGCCGGAAGCCattgaggaggaggccgaggcgCCCAAGTTGGCGGTGGTGATAGGCCCCGAGCTAGGGTTCTGGGGGgccgcgcggcggcggctggcCCCCGACGACCCCTTCTTCGCCGCCGGGGACCTCGACCGCGAGCTCCTCGCCAAGCAC GTTGCCCTGGATCTCTCGGAAGATGACTGGAATCATCTTGAGAAGATGGACGTAGCCAGCACGTG CACTGTGTTTTGCCCAATTGCTGGTTGTGGTTCACAGCTAGATTGCTTGGAGGACTTTGAGGACCACTATATCACTCGACATACTGCTTCATGCTCTGTATGTTCAAGAGTTTATCCAACTTCAAGGTTACTGAGCATTCATGTTTCTGAGGCGCACGACTCGTATTTCCAAGCAAAAGTTGCCCGTGGTTTTCCAATG TATGAGTGTTTAGTGGAGCGTTGTGGGGTGAAGTTGAAAAGTTACAAAAGTCGGCAGCAGCACCTTGTTGATAAGCACCAGTTTCCCAAGTCATTTGAGTTTTTCAAAAAGCATCGGCCCTCCCAGCGGCAGCGGCAAAAGTCCCAGAGGAGGCAAACTGCTCGCAAGGGAGAAGAGACAAGGGATAATTTGATGGATGTCGATGGAAAAGGGCAAACGAATTGGAGATATCGACCGAAACAACATGATGACAAAGAGTCAAAAGAAAACGAACATCATCATAAGGAGGCCAAAGAAAATGAAATGGAGGTTGACAAGAAGATTGAAGAGCTCACTGACGCTGTGTCAAAGTTGAGCACAGCAGATTCCACACCTGCAACTGTGACCTTTGGCCACCATCGCTCTCGTGGTTTTACGTTTGTTCCAAGGTCAATCAGGCAGAACAAGCAGGCCTCCCAGCCTGAAGCAAAATGA
- the LOC133887444 gene encoding HVA22-like protein e has translation MGNLWTILTHLHSIAGPIVMLLYPLYASVQAMESPSKLDDEQWLAYWILYSFITLMEMVLESLIYWIPIWYHLKLLFIAWLVLPNFRGAAFIYDKFVREQLRKHGLTTAGSSSKKDDKSSSPSSKDKENAKSKFLGFSTPKKDHEAS, from the exons ATGGGCAACCTCTGGACGATCCTCACTCACCTCCACTCAATTGCAGG GCCAATCGTCATGCTCCTGTACCCCTT GTATGCATCGGTGCAGGCGATGGAGAGCCCGTCGAAGCTGGACGACGAGCAGTGGCTCGCCTACTGGATCCTCTACTCCTTCATCACCCTCATGGAGATGGTCCTTGAGTCCCTCATCTACTG GATCCCGATTTGGTACCACCTTAAGCTGTTGTTCATCGCGTGGCTGGTGCTCCCGAACTTCAGGGGCGCCGCGTTCATCTACGACAAATTCGTGCGCGAGCAGCTCCGGAAGCACGGACTAACGACTGCTGGATCCAGCAGCAAGAAGGATGACAAGTCATCGTCGCCTTCGTCCAAGGACAAGGAGAATGCCAAGAGCAAGTTCCTCGGCTTCAGCACCCCCAAGAAG GATCATGAAGCTTCCTGA